In a single window of the Amycolatopsis sp. cg5 genome:
- a CDS encoding alpha/beta hydrolase, whose translation MVVWGEVKRWAPGPLLGAVGPMNDAYNKIVALSDDLRDINTPDGWRGDAASAAAGQVDQIIDGLEEYAAEIAAGRRSVGDTGDAISGVVHGVVEVEGLATSHHFTIADSGAIVDNGPPPDTPDDQKQAVARDRQKIAAELRDRIDQVIRSATDVDDDFCVVLDRILSGHTIDAAANDNEHTSLAAAANAGDAVGSLTIPAPPPEGATVAQNAAYWATLSEGQRTRLAMDRPELVGPRDGFSAVQRDIANRTLMERARTRLQHERDLLQKKIDDFPRLPSGELKLNDRLAFDRLKADLETLDKKLRGIDSVSQRLEPEIPGRPPAYLLGINGDNVGQAIVAIGNPDTAANVATYVPGTFAGLDGMATDINRSDLMVRAAEDAGSRSTSVITWAGYDAPQSLPAAGSTDYADGGAPRLDRFQDGLAASHDPKNPMNSTVIGHSYGTTVVGHAARDLGLNTGNVVFVASPGVGVDQASQLHLDGVSQNQVPSHVHSTIALTDPIGHLTNIHNPMADSVDPLGPDPADRRFGGDVFESNMTNPATSHSDYWNRGSTSLRGMGEVIAGRAPT comes from the coding sequence ATGGTCGTGTGGGGAGAGGTCAAGCGCTGGGCGCCCGGTCCGCTGCTGGGTGCGGTCGGCCCGATGAACGACGCATACAACAAGATCGTCGCGCTGTCGGATGACTTGCGAGACATCAACACCCCGGACGGGTGGCGCGGCGACGCTGCCAGCGCCGCGGCCGGCCAGGTCGACCAGATTATCGACGGCCTGGAGGAGTACGCCGCCGAGATCGCGGCAGGCAGGCGGAGCGTCGGCGATACCGGAGACGCGATCAGCGGTGTCGTCCACGGTGTGGTGGAGGTCGAAGGCCTCGCCACGTCTCACCACTTCACCATCGCCGACAGCGGGGCGATCGTCGACAACGGGCCGCCGCCGGACACTCCGGACGATCAAAAGCAAGCCGTTGCGCGAGACCGGCAGAAGATCGCGGCGGAACTTAGGGACCGCATTGACCAGGTGATCCGCAGCGCGACCGACGTCGACGACGATTTCTGCGTCGTGCTCGACCGCATTCTGTCCGGACACACCATCGACGCGGCCGCCAATGACAACGAGCACACCAGCCTCGCCGCGGCGGCCAACGCCGGAGACGCGGTGGGTTCGTTGACGATCCCCGCCCCACCACCTGAGGGTGCGACGGTCGCCCAGAACGCCGCCTACTGGGCCACACTCAGCGAAGGCCAGCGAACCAGGCTTGCGATGGATCGACCGGAACTCGTCGGCCCGCGAGATGGGTTTTCGGCGGTGCAACGCGATATCGCCAATCGCACGCTGATGGAACGCGCTCGCACACGCCTTCAGCACGAACGCGATCTGCTCCAGAAGAAGATCGACGATTTTCCGCGCTTGCCGAGTGGAGAGCTCAAACTCAATGATCGGCTCGCCTTCGACCGTCTCAAGGCGGACCTCGAAACGCTCGACAAGAAGCTTCGTGGCATCGACTCAGTCAGCCAACGCCTTGAGCCGGAGATACCCGGCAGGCCACCGGCCTACTTGCTGGGGATCAACGGCGACAACGTCGGCCAAGCGATCGTCGCCATCGGAAATCCGGACACCGCGGCCAACGTCGCCACCTACGTACCTGGCACGTTCGCCGGGCTGGACGGAATGGCGACCGACATCAACCGATCCGACCTCATGGTGCGCGCGGCCGAAGACGCCGGGTCCCGATCGACCTCCGTGATCACTTGGGCGGGCTACGACGCCCCGCAAAGTCTGCCCGCGGCAGGCAGTACGGACTACGCCGACGGCGGAGCGCCGAGATTGGATCGTTTCCAGGACGGGCTGGCGGCAAGCCATGATCCCAAGAACCCCATGAACAGCACTGTCATCGGACACAGTTACGGCACCACGGTGGTCGGCCACGCCGCGCGGGATCTGGGTCTCAATACCGGGAATGTCGTTTTCGTGGCCAGCCCTGGGGTAGGCGTCGATCAGGCAAGCCAATTGCATCTCGACGGCGTCAGTCAGAACCAGGTCCCCTCACACGTGCATTCCACCATCGCGCTCACCGACCCCATCGGCCATCTCACGAATATCCACAACCCGATGGCCGACAGTGTCGATCCGCTTGGACCCGACCCTGCCGACCGAAGATTCGGCGGTGACGTCTTCGAATCGAACATGACGAACCCGGCGACCTCGCACAGCGACTACTGGAACCGGGGATCCACCTCACTGCGCGGGATGGGCGAGGTCATCGCGGGACGAGCACCAACCTGA
- a CDS encoding elongation factor G-like protein EF-G2, giving the protein MADKQSRNGDSGAAVAVDDPAKVRNVVLVGPSGSGKTTLTEALLAASGTVNRAGSVVDGTTVCDHDPAAVRQQRSVGLAVAPVVHNGYKINLIDTPGYADFVGELRAGLRAADAALFVVCAAEGVDAATIALWEECAAVGMPRAVVIARLDHHRADPQAEIAACQDAFGAGVLPLYLPAGNGLVGLITQRFFDYSEGFPPKITDPDPADLDRMTQARNELIEGVIAESEDETLMDRYLAGEEVPEATLIADLETAVARGSFHPVIPVCSTTGLGLAEVLEGMIRAFPSPLEHPLPEVTAPDGTPHATLTTDPDGPLAAEVVRTAVDSYVGRVSLVRVFSGTLRPERPVHVSGHGLAERGHEDHDADERVAHLYSPLGANLREVPFCVAGDLCALTKVGSAETGDTVSSPDDPLLMKPWAMPEPLLPVAVIAKTRSDEDTLARNLSRLVAGDPTLRLDRNAETNQLVLWCMGEAHADVVLSRLRAGGADVDTEPVRISLRSTFAAPARGHGRHVKQSGGHGQYAVCDIEVSPLPRGGGFEFVDKVVGGAVPHQFIPSVEKGVRAQLARGLVDGHPVIDVRVTLVDGKAHSVDSSDAAFQTAGALALRDAAANGRVSLLEPLDEVAVRLPDEHLGNVLGDLSSRRGRVMGTEADDGGRTTVRAEVPATELIRYAIDLRSLTSGTATFTRHHARFEPMPQGAAAH; this is encoded by the coding sequence ATGGCCGACAAACAAAGCAGGAACGGAGACTCCGGGGCCGCCGTCGCTGTGGACGATCCCGCGAAGGTGCGCAATGTAGTGCTGGTCGGCCCGTCGGGGTCCGGCAAGACCACCCTCACCGAGGCGTTGCTGGCCGCCTCGGGCACCGTGAACAGGGCCGGTTCGGTGGTCGACGGGACCACCGTCTGCGACCACGACCCCGCCGCCGTGCGGCAGCAGCGCTCGGTCGGGCTGGCCGTGGCTCCGGTGGTCCACAACGGTTACAAGATCAATCTGATCGACACGCCCGGGTACGCCGATTTCGTCGGTGAGCTGCGCGCCGGCCTGCGCGCCGCCGACGCGGCACTGTTCGTGGTGTGCGCCGCCGAAGGCGTCGACGCGGCCACGATCGCGCTGTGGGAGGAGTGCGCGGCCGTCGGGATGCCCCGCGCGGTCGTCATCGCCAGGCTCGATCACCACCGCGCCGACCCGCAGGCCGAGATCGCCGCCTGCCAGGACGCGTTCGGCGCCGGCGTGCTCCCGCTCTACCTACCGGCGGGCAACGGCCTGGTCGGGTTGATCACGCAGCGGTTCTTCGACTACTCGGAAGGGTTCCCGCCGAAGATCACCGACCCCGACCCCGCCGACCTGGACCGGATGACCCAGGCACGCAACGAGCTGATCGAGGGCGTCATCGCCGAGAGCGAAGACGAGACGTTGATGGACCGTTACCTCGCGGGTGAGGAGGTGCCGGAGGCGACGCTCATCGCGGACCTGGAGACCGCCGTCGCGCGTGGTTCCTTCCATCCGGTGATCCCCGTCTGCTCGACCACCGGGCTCGGTCTCGCCGAGGTGCTCGAAGGCATGATCAGGGCGTTCCCGTCCCCGCTGGAGCACCCGTTGCCCGAGGTCACCGCACCGGACGGCACCCCGCACGCGACGCTGACCACCGACCCCGACGGCCCGCTGGCAGCCGAGGTAGTCCGCACCGCCGTCGACTCGTACGTAGGCCGGGTTTCACTCGTCAGGGTGTTTTCCGGGACGCTGCGGCCGGAGCGGCCGGTGCACGTGTCCGGGCACGGCCTAGCCGAACGCGGCCACGAAGACCACGACGCCGACGAACGCGTCGCGCACCTCTATTCCCCGCTCGGCGCGAACCTGCGTGAGGTCCCGTTCTGCGTGGCGGGCGACCTCTGCGCGCTGACCAAGGTCGGCTCGGCCGAAACCGGCGACACGGTGTCGTCACCGGACGATCCCCTGCTCATGAAGCCGTGGGCGATGCCGGAGCCGCTGCTGCCCGTCGCGGTCATCGCGAAGACCCGCAGCGACGAGGACACGTTGGCGCGCAACCTTTCCCGCCTCGTCGCAGGCGACCCGACGCTGCGTCTCGACCGCAACGCCGAGACGAACCAGCTCGTGCTGTGGTGCATGGGCGAGGCTCACGCCGACGTCGTGCTGTCCCGCCTGCGCGCGGGCGGCGCCGACGTCGACACGGAGCCCGTCCGCATCAGCCTGCGTTCGACCTTCGCCGCGCCCGCGCGCGGCCACGGCCGCCACGTCAAGCAGTCCGGCGGGCACGGCCAGTACGCCGTGTGCGACATCGAGGTCTCCCCGCTCCCCCGCGGCGGCGGCTTCGAGTTCGTCGACAAGGTGGTCGGCGGCGCGGTCCCCCACCAGTTCATCCCCAGCGTCGAAAAGGGCGTCCGCGCCCAGCTCGCGCGCGGACTGGTCGACGGTCACCCGGTCATCGACGTCCGCGTCACCCTCGTCGACGGCAAAGCCCACAGCGTCGACTCCTCCGACGCCGCCTTCCAGACAGCGGGCGCTTTGGCTCTGCGTGACGCGGCCGCGAACGGCCGGGTCTCCCTGCTCGAGCCGCTGGACGAGGTCGCGGTCCGCCTGCCGGACGAACACCTCGGCAACGTGCTCGGCGACCTGTCCTCACGCCGAGGCCGCGTCATGGGCACCGAGGCCGACGACGGCGGCCGCACGACCGTCCGCGCCGAAGTCCCGGCAACGGAACTGATCCGCTACGCGATCGACCTGCGTTCCCTGACCTCGGGCACGGCGACGTTCACCCGCCACCACGCCCGCTTCGAACCCATGCCCCAGGGAGCCGCCGCCCACTGA
- a CDS encoding FAD-binding oxidoreductase, which yields MAVGVSGASAPPSRWDRLRGKLKGPLYLPSDAGYDGVRTGFMTMFDDHFPAAVAKVACQEDVQACVEFAARHGIPIAARSGGHGYVGYSTPDQGLVVDLGPLNTIEVRPDGRAVVGAGARLGDVYTAVAKAGRLLPAGSCATVGIGGLTLGGGIGVLGRKYGLTCDRVVSMRVVTPDGRLRTVSATSEPDLFWALRGGGGGNFGIVTSFTFDTAPARDLSVFALGFAPETLPSVLAAWHDWVLSTPDELWASIGISGGVQPSFGLEGCFVGSASAAAPFLDDLIRRVGTQPISRSAENLSYFATMEHYGGCGDFTAPKCGPSWSGGKGQYARGAYVGASRMISAPLSDPGHFADVVTATPGMYTIVDTFGGAIARGDSAFPHRDAVSSAQFLLDVGPSTGDEATVRRQVGQVRDEIGKMTGQTGYVNYLDPEMPQWAHAYYGRSLPRLRRVAGKYDPDGLFAFPQGLSTKD from the coding sequence GTGGCAGTCGGCGTAAGCGGCGCGTCGGCGCCGCCGTCGCGGTGGGACAGGCTGCGAGGCAAACTCAAAGGTCCGCTCTATCTACCGTCGGACGCCGGCTATGACGGCGTCCGCACGGGTTTCATGACCATGTTCGACGACCATTTCCCGGCCGCGGTGGCCAAGGTCGCGTGCCAGGAGGACGTCCAGGCGTGCGTCGAGTTCGCGGCGAGACACGGCATCCCGATCGCGGCACGCAGCGGCGGCCACGGTTATGTCGGCTATTCGACGCCCGATCAGGGCCTGGTCGTCGACCTCGGTCCGCTGAACACGATCGAGGTTCGCCCGGACGGGCGGGCGGTCGTCGGGGCGGGTGCCCGGCTCGGCGACGTCTACACGGCGGTCGCGAAGGCGGGCAGGCTGCTGCCTGCCGGATCGTGCGCGACGGTCGGGATCGGCGGGCTGACGCTCGGCGGCGGCATCGGCGTTCTCGGCCGTAAATATGGGCTGACCTGCGATCGGGTCGTCTCGATGCGGGTGGTCACGCCGGACGGGCGGCTGCGGACCGTCTCGGCGACCTCGGAACCGGACCTGTTCTGGGCGCTGCGTGGCGGCGGTGGCGGCAACTTCGGCATCGTCACCTCGTTCACCTTCGACACCGCGCCCGCCCGCGATCTCTCGGTGTTCGCGCTGGGGTTCGCGCCCGAAACGTTGCCGTCCGTGCTCGCCGCGTGGCACGACTGGGTGCTCTCGACGCCGGACGAGCTATGGGCGAGTATCGGGATTTCCGGCGGCGTGCAGCCGTCGTTCGGGCTCGAAGGTTGTTTCGTCGGTTCCGCGAGCGCGGCCGCGCCGTTCCTCGACGATCTCATCAGGCGGGTCGGCACGCAGCCGATTTCGCGGTCCGCGGAGAACCTGAGCTATTTCGCGACGATGGAGCATTACGGCGGCTGCGGCGATTTCACCGCGCCCAAGTGCGGCCCGAGCTGGAGCGGCGGGAAGGGTCAGTACGCCAGGGGTGCGTACGTGGGCGCGTCGCGGATGATCTCCGCGCCGCTGTCGGATCCGGGGCATTTCGCCGACGTCGTGACGGCGACGCCGGGGATGTACACGATCGTCGACACCTTCGGCGGCGCGATCGCGCGCGGCGACTCGGCGTTCCCGCATCGCGACGCGGTTTCGAGCGCGCAATTCCTGCTCGACGTCGGCCCGTCGACCGGTGACGAGGCGACCGTGCGACGCCAGGTCGGCCAGGTCCGCGACGAAATCGGCAAGATGACCGGGCAGACCGGATACGTGAATTACCTTGATCCGGAAATGCCGCAGTGGGCGCACGCCTATTACGGCCGCAGCCTGCCGAGGCTGCGCCGGGTCGCCGGGAAGTATGACCCGGACGGGTTATTCGCGTTCCCGCAAGGTCTGTCTACAAAGGATTGA
- a CDS encoding DUF5937 family protein has translation MPQFALTAQDMAHTRFAFSPLWECVASVRVLAEPAAHALHLPWAKQAQRRISQAGLDIGLLRDLVPERQLPGFLAPTPSTPLPELEHELDVLRDVPARVVRRDLDTMDSYGSGGLARFYRDPAKGLERLASLIEAYWELVLEPCWRRISALLEADVLHRAKLLAEHGAERLLNDLSPMVAWHEGALTVAHAHLHAVHPLGTRGLVLVPSAFAWPKVYSKTDPRWQPVVRYPARGLAGLWDDGGAPASRELAAVVGRGRAMLLTELAAPVATSELATRTRMTPAAVRGQLTTLRAAGLVSAHKAGRETLYVRTAAADGLVAARPEVDC, from the coding sequence GTGCCGCAATTCGCGCTGACCGCCCAGGACATGGCGCACACTCGCTTCGCGTTCTCCCCGCTGTGGGAATGCGTCGCGAGTGTGCGCGTGCTCGCCGAACCCGCGGCTCACGCGCTGCACCTGCCATGGGCCAAGCAGGCGCAGCGCCGGATTTCCCAAGCGGGACTGGACATCGGGCTGCTGCGCGACCTGGTGCCCGAGCGGCAGCTGCCCGGTTTCCTCGCGCCGACCCCGTCGACACCGCTGCCGGAACTGGAACACGAACTCGACGTGCTGCGTGACGTGCCCGCGCGTGTCGTCCGGCGTGATCTGGACACAATGGACTCTTACGGCTCCGGTGGCCTGGCCCGCTTCTATCGCGACCCGGCGAAGGGCCTGGAGCGGCTGGCGTCGCTGATCGAGGCGTATTGGGAACTCGTGCTCGAACCGTGCTGGCGGCGGATCAGCGCGCTGCTCGAGGCGGACGTGCTCCACCGGGCCAAGCTGCTCGCCGAGCACGGCGCCGAGCGCCTGCTCAACGACCTCTCACCGATGGTCGCCTGGCACGAGGGCGCGCTGACCGTCGCACACGCGCACCTGCACGCCGTCCATCCACTCGGGACACGGGGACTGGTGCTCGTGCCGTCCGCGTTCGCCTGGCCGAAGGTCTATTCGAAGACCGACCCGCGCTGGCAGCCCGTCGTGCGCTACCCGGCGCGGGGTCTCGCGGGTCTCTGGGACGACGGTGGCGCGCCCGCGTCCCGCGAACTGGCCGCCGTGGTCGGCCGCGGGAGAGCGATGTTGCTCACGGAATTGGCCGCCCCGGTGGCCACTTCCGAGCTCGCCACAAGGACCCGCATGACCCCGGCCGCGGTGCGCGGACAGCTGACGACTTTGCGGGCTGCGGGCCTGGTCAGCGCCCATAAAGCAGGTCGCGAGACGCTCTATGTGCGAACCGCCGCTGCCGACGGCCTGGTGGCCGCCCGCCCCGAAGTGGACTGCTGA
- the pdxS gene encoding pyridoxal 5'-phosphate synthase lyase subunit PdxS, whose protein sequence is MTDVQPIPETGTARVKRGMAEMLKGGVIMDVVNAEQAKIAEDAGAVAVMALERVPADIRAQGGVARMSDPDLIDGIIEAVSIPVMAKARIGHFVEAQLLQALGVDYIDESEVLTPADYANHIDKWQYTVPFVCGATNLGEALRRINEGAAMIRSKGEAGTGDVSNATTHMRKIRAELRRLSSLPEDELYVAAKELQAPFELVKEVAAKGKLPVVLFTAGGIATPADAAMMMQLGAEGVFVGSGIFKSGNPAQRAEAIVKATTFYDDPDVIAKVSRGLGEAMVGINVDDVPEPHRLAERGW, encoded by the coding sequence GTGACTGACGTTCAGCCCATTCCCGAAACCGGCACCGCCCGCGTCAAGCGCGGCATGGCGGAAATGCTCAAGGGCGGCGTGATCATGGACGTGGTCAACGCCGAGCAGGCGAAGATCGCCGAGGACGCGGGCGCGGTCGCCGTCATGGCGCTCGAGCGCGTGCCCGCCGACATCCGCGCGCAGGGCGGCGTCGCCAGGATGAGCGACCCCGACCTGATCGACGGCATCATCGAGGCCGTCTCCATCCCGGTCATGGCGAAGGCGCGCATCGGTCACTTCGTCGAGGCGCAGCTGCTGCAGGCGCTCGGCGTCGACTACATCGACGAGTCCGAGGTGCTCACCCCGGCCGACTACGCCAACCACATCGACAAGTGGCAGTACACGGTGCCCTTCGTCTGTGGCGCGACCAACCTGGGCGAGGCGCTGCGCCGCATCAACGAGGGCGCCGCGATGATCCGCTCCAAGGGCGAGGCAGGCACCGGCGACGTCTCCAACGCGACCACCCACATGCGCAAGATCCGCGCCGAGCTGCGCCGCCTGTCCTCGCTGCCCGAGGACGAGCTCTACGTCGCCGCCAAGGAGCTGCAGGCCCCGTTCGAGCTGGTCAAGGAGGTCGCGGCCAAGGGCAAGCTCCCGGTCGTGCTCTTCACCGCCGGCGGCATCGCCACCCCGGCCGACGCGGCCATGATGATGCAGCTCGGCGCCGAGGGCGTCTTCGTCGGCTCCGGCATCTTCAAGTCCGGCAACCCGGCCCAGCGCGCCGAGGCCATCGTCAAGGCGACCACCTTCTACGACGACCCCGACGTCATCGCCAAGGTCTCGCGCGGCCTCGGTGAGGCCATGGTCGGCATCAACGTCGACGACGTGCCCGAGCCCCACCGCCTCGCCGAGCGCGGCTGGTAA
- the tgmC gene encoding ATP-grasp peptide maturase system methyltransferase: protein MTTTLDTQWQDRAAGLADTLTELGKLTDPDWQAAVRAVARHELVPRFYTQDTSGAWIESDTSTQHSRMAWLDAVYSNKPLITALQRDTDPVRVLSSSSQPGLMTRMLESLDVHSGHQVLEIGTGTGYNAALLSHRLGAGNVFSVDVEPDLIDLARTRLAALGYTPTLVAADGALGLPEHGPFDRIIATCAVPAVPWAWVQQLRIGGVVLTDLKVAHGAGNLVRITRTDTDRAEGRFDPTYAAFMSLRHQPGGLDRTVTWAARDTTVAHRWTSTVDPQTPWNSLVVWFLAAFDLGPDVSIGYTGSDTTSQPSAVTLSTPDGSWAQIALATADGAHQVTEGGPRRLWLAVERAHQLWNRLDQPGWDRFGLTVTPEAHTLWFDHPDGDHRWT, encoded by the coding sequence GTGACGACCACCTTGGACACGCAGTGGCAAGATCGCGCCGCCGGACTCGCCGACACTCTCACCGAGCTGGGCAAGCTCACCGACCCCGACTGGCAGGCAGCGGTCCGCGCCGTCGCGCGGCACGAGCTCGTACCCCGCTTCTACACACAGGACACCTCCGGTGCCTGGATCGAGTCCGACACCAGCACCCAGCACAGCCGGATGGCGTGGCTGGACGCGGTCTACTCGAACAAGCCACTGATCACCGCGTTGCAGCGGGACACCGACCCCGTTCGGGTGCTTTCGTCGTCCAGCCAGCCCGGCCTGATGACCCGTATGCTCGAATCCCTCGACGTCCACAGTGGACACCAAGTGCTGGAGATCGGCACCGGCACCGGCTACAACGCCGCCCTGTTGTCCCATCGGCTCGGCGCGGGCAACGTGTTCTCGGTCGATGTCGAACCCGACCTGATCGATCTGGCCCGCACCCGGCTCGCCGCGCTCGGCTATACCCCTACCTTGGTCGCCGCCGACGGCGCGCTCGGGCTGCCCGAGCACGGCCCGTTCGATCGGATCATCGCGACCTGCGCGGTGCCGGCGGTCCCCTGGGCCTGGGTCCAGCAGCTACGGATCGGCGGCGTGGTGCTGACCGACCTGAAGGTCGCACACGGCGCAGGCAACCTCGTCCGGATCACCCGAACCGACACCGACCGCGCGGAGGGCCGATTCGACCCGACCTACGCCGCTTTCATGAGCCTGCGCCACCAGCCGGGCGGGCTGGATCGGACCGTGACCTGGGCGGCGCGCGACACCACCGTCGCCCACCGATGGACCAGTACCGTTGATCCGCAGACGCCGTGGAACAGCCTGGTGGTGTGGTTCCTGGCCGCGTTCGATCTCGGCCCGGACGTCTCGATCGGCTACACCGGGTCCGACACCACCAGCCAGCCGTCCGCTGTCACCCTCTCGACTCCGGATGGCTCCTGGGCCCAGATCGCCCTCGCTACGGCGGACGGGGCGCATCAGGTCACCGAAGGCGGGCCGCGGCGGCTCTGGCTGGCCGTCGAACGCGCGCACCAGCTCTGGAACCGGCTGGATCAGCCGGGCTGGGACCGGTTCGGGCTCACCGTCACCCCCGAGGCCCATACCCTCTGGTTCGACCATCCTGACGGGGATCACCGCTGGACCTGA
- the tgmB gene encoding ATP-grasp ribosomal peptide maturase, protein MTVLILAQEADAPTDALVAELRRRNVTVFRADTSWFPRRLVLDAELTGGRWTGTLSTGHRSLQLGDIRAIWYRDPSTFVFPPELTDVERTYAHREARLGLGGVLAALPDVLWVNHPNRAADAMYKPLQLATAAACGLHVVPTLVTNSPAAVRRFAGQLPGEVVHKSFGPNSITEGSLLKVAYTRRFTTADLRGVATTALQAQAWVAKGAEARVVVTGERMFTILIKANSAASFEDWRADFGALTYELIDTPPEIEARVRAYMKALGLTYAALDFGIEKDTGRHIFYESNSSGQYGWLEAQTGAPITAALADLLAGVCS, encoded by the coding sequence ATGACCGTTCTCATCCTCGCGCAGGAAGCCGACGCCCCGACCGACGCACTGGTGGCAGAGCTGAGACGGAGGAATGTCACGGTGTTCCGCGCCGACACGAGCTGGTTTCCGCGCCGGCTCGTGCTCGACGCGGAGCTCACCGGTGGCCGATGGACCGGCACTTTGTCCACCGGCCACCGCTCCCTTCAGCTGGGCGACATCCGCGCCATTTGGTACCGCGACCCATCCACATTCGTGTTTCCTCCCGAACTCACCGACGTCGAACGTACTTATGCGCACAGGGAAGCCCGGCTCGGACTCGGCGGTGTGCTCGCCGCGTTGCCGGACGTGCTGTGGGTGAACCACCCGAACCGTGCCGCCGATGCCATGTACAAGCCTCTGCAACTGGCTACCGCTGCGGCATGCGGGCTGCATGTCGTGCCGACACTGGTCACGAACTCGCCGGCTGCGGTGCGCCGTTTCGCCGGGCAACTGCCTGGCGAGGTAGTGCACAAGTCGTTCGGTCCCAACAGCATCACCGAGGGAAGCCTGCTCAAGGTCGCCTACACCCGGAGGTTCACTACTGCGGACTTGCGGGGTGTCGCGACGACGGCGCTTCAGGCGCAGGCGTGGGTAGCCAAGGGCGCCGAGGCCCGCGTGGTCGTCACCGGCGAGCGGATGTTCACCATCCTCATCAAGGCGAACTCAGCTGCCTCGTTCGAGGACTGGCGGGCTGATTTCGGTGCACTGACCTACGAGCTGATCGACACACCACCCGAGATCGAAGCCAGAGTTCGCGCGTACATGAAGGCGCTGGGCCTGACGTACGCGGCGCTGGACTTCGGCATCGAAAAGGACACTGGGAGACACATCTTCTACGAAAGCAACTCGTCGGGGCAGTATGGATGGCTGGAAGCGCAAACAGGAGCGCCGATCACCGCGGCGCTGGCGGACCTACTCGCTGGAGTGTGCTCGTGA
- the tgmA gene encoding putative ATP-grasp-modified RiPP — protein sequence MTDLLGSSLNDNPLSSAQLRYTVRVPATSAAPGQEETRPFGLRFTQLVPAPITKPFSYCHDQQVAVDTDGRPLIETMGKEWKTKSSTDGDEGPEENWGWEEG from the coding sequence ATGACCGACCTGCTCGGCTCCAGCCTGAACGACAATCCGCTGTCCAGTGCTCAGCTCCGCTACACCGTGCGGGTGCCGGCGACCTCCGCCGCGCCGGGCCAGGAGGAGACCCGACCGTTCGGTCTGCGATTCACGCAACTTGTACCGGCCCCGATCACCAAGCCGTTCTCCTACTGCCACGACCAGCAGGTCGCGGTCGACACCGACGGAAGGCCACTGATCGAGACCATGGGCAAGGAATGGAAGACGAAGTCCTCCACAGATGGCGACGAGGGCCCGGAAGAGAACTGGGGATGGGAAGAAGGATGA